One Syntrophaceae bacterium DNA window includes the following coding sequences:
- the rsmA gene encoding ribosomal RNA small subunit methyltransferase A — MQSPLSLLRKHGIRPLKRLGQNFLCDPNILERIVRIAEVSDTDTVVEIGAGIGVLTALLAARAGRVIAIEVDRRLVEVLQAELGDMPNVTIVHADILEYDFASARPGEGRVRVVGNVPYNLSSPIVLRLLEAWESVDRAVLMLQREVAERLAAAPGTKEYGPLAVYVALYTEPRLEIRVPASCFVPRPDVESRVIRLDMRARPLCRVDDPDLFRDVVRGCFARRRKTLLNNLRHSGLPIRPEAVPGILEELGIDGTRRAETLTVQEFASLSNRVARGQKP, encoded by the coding sequence ATGCAGAGCCCGTTGAGCCTTCTCCGTAAGCACGGCATCCGGCCGCTGAAGCGACTCGGCCAGAACTTCCTGTGCGACCCCAACATCCTGGAGCGAATCGTCCGGATCGCGGAGGTCAGCGACACGGACACGGTCGTCGAGATCGGCGCCGGCATCGGCGTCCTCACGGCGCTCCTTGCCGCCAGGGCCGGCCGCGTCATCGCCATCGAGGTGGACCGTCGGCTCGTCGAGGTCCTGCAAGCGGAGCTCGGGGATATGCCCAACGTCACCATCGTCCACGCAGACATCCTGGAATACGACTTTGCCTCCGCCCGGCCCGGGGAGGGCAGGGTCCGGGTCGTCGGCAACGTCCCCTACAACCTGTCGAGCCCGATCGTGCTGCGGCTGCTCGAAGCATGGGAGTCCGTCGACCGGGCCGTCCTGATGCTGCAGCGCGAGGTGGCCGAGCGGCTGGCCGCCGCCCCGGGGACGAAGGAGTACGGCCCCCTGGCCGTCTACGTGGCTCTCTACACGGAGCCCCGTCTCGAGATACGCGTCCCGGCTTCCTGCTTCGTCCCGCGTCCCGATGTGGAGTCCCGGGTGATCCGGCTGGACATGCGGGCGAGGCCCCTTTGCAGGGTGGACGACCCGGATCTCTTCCGCGATGTCGTGCGGGGCTGCTTCGCCAGGCGCCGCAAGACGCTCCTGAACAACCTCCGGCATTCCGGGCTCCCCATCAGGCCCGAGGCGGTCCCCGGCATCCTGGAGGAGCTCGGTATCGACGGGACGAGGCGTGCCGAGACGCTGACCGTGCAGGAATTCGCCTCCCTGAGCAACCGGGTCGCCCGCGGACAAAAACCTTGA
- a CDS encoding DUF2062 domain-containing protein encodes MAIQDRIRAFYIRFLSLNGAPDEIARGMALGVFIGTTPTIPFHTALVMVSCLALRQNITAAMLGATVISNPLTIPFLYLAQYELGVLVLGMPANPFAVSGHDIRSILEIGLHILYPLLVGGLILAALFAVPSYFLTRHAVVRMRSRYAEPVEPSP; translated from the coding sequence ATGGCGATACAGGACAGGATCCGGGCATTTTACATCCGCTTCCTCAGCCTCAACGGGGCACCGGATGAGATCGCCCGCGGCATGGCGCTGGGGGTCTTCATCGGCACGACACCGACCATCCCGTTCCACACCGCCCTGGTCATGGTCAGCTGCTTGGCCCTTCGCCAGAACATCACGGCGGCCATGCTGGGGGCGACGGTCATTTCCAACCCGCTCACGATCCCTTTTCTCTACCTCGCCCAGTACGAACTGGGCGTCCTGGTGCTGGGCATGCCCGCAAACCCGTTTGCCGTCTCCGGCCACGACATCCGGTCGATCCTGGAGATCGGGCTGCACATTCTCTACCCCCTGCTGGTCGGTGGGCTGATCCTGGCCGCCCTGTTTGCGGTCCCGTCCTATTTCCTCACCCGTCATGCCGTCGTCCGTATGAGAAGCCGCTATGCAGAGCCCGTTGAGCCTTCTCCGTAA
- the tsaD gene encoding tRNA (adenosine(37)-N6)-threonylcarbamoyltransferase complex transferase subunit TsaD, with translation MLVLGIESSCDETAAAVLRDGQDLLSNVIASQIRIHETYGGVVPEIASRKHVEVIAPVVLEALEKAGVTLEAIGGIAVTRGPGLVGSLLVGLSMAKALALARNIPFVGVNHLEGHVASAFLAEEKPSFPFVALVVSGGHTNLYLVRDFDDLRLMGQTRDDAAGEAFDKAAKLLDIGYPGGIVIDRLARSGNPEALAFPRSMRESLEFSFSGVKTALLSYLKKRHAPPTQDEIPDIAASYQEAIVDVLVEKTLRAAQMQSIGQVAVVGGVAANSRLRARFEEDARARGIRVFIPPPVFCTDNAAMIALAGHHALVRGRRDPFDLNALSRWPVDTL, from the coding sequence ATGCTGGTGCTCGGAATCGAGTCCTCCTGCGACGAGACGGCGGCTGCCGTGCTCCGGGACGGGCAGGACCTCCTGTCGAATGTCATCGCCTCGCAGATCCGCATCCACGAAACGTACGGCGGCGTCGTCCCCGAGATCGCATCCAGGAAGCACGTGGAGGTCATCGCCCCCGTCGTCCTCGAGGCCCTCGAGAAGGCGGGCGTGACGCTAGAGGCGATCGGGGGGATCGCGGTCACGCGCGGGCCGGGCCTCGTGGGCTCGCTGCTCGTGGGTCTCTCCATGGCCAAGGCGCTGGCCCTGGCCAGGAACATCCCGTTCGTCGGCGTCAACCACCTCGAAGGGCACGTCGCCTCCGCGTTCCTCGCGGAGGAAAAGCCCTCGTTCCCCTTCGTCGCCCTCGTCGTGTCGGGGGGGCACACGAACCTCTACCTCGTGAGGGACTTCGACGACCTGCGCCTGATGGGCCAGACCCGCGACGATGCAGCGGGCGAGGCCTTCGACAAGGCGGCGAAGCTCCTCGACATCGGCTACCCCGGCGGCATCGTCATCGACCGGCTGGCCCGGTCGGGAAACCCGGAGGCCCTGGCCTTCCCGAGATCCATGCGCGAGAGCCTGGAGTTCAGCTTCAGCGGGGTCAAGACGGCGCTGCTGAGCTACCTGAAGAAACGGCACGCCCCGCCGACACAGGACGAGATCCCCGACATCGCGGCCAGCTACCAGGAAGCCATCGTGGACGTCCTCGTGGAGAAGACGCTCCGGGCCGCCCAGATGCAGTCCATCGGGCAGGTGGCGGTCGTGGGTGGTGTGGCGGCCAACAGCCGGCTCCGTGCCCGTTTCGAGGAGGACGCCCGGGCGAGGGGGATCCGGGTCTTCATTCCGCCGCCCGTCTTCTGCACGGACAATGCGGCCATGATCGCCCTCGCGGGGCACCACGCGCTGGTCCGCGGCCGCAGGGACCCTTTCGACCTCAACGCGCTGTCGCGGTGGCCGGTGGACACGCTTTGA
- the nadB gene encoding L-aspartate oxidase, with protein MEIKTDFLVIGSGLAGLSFAIKAAGLGTVAVITKKNATESTTNYAQGGIAAVMDTDDSFDLHIDDTLRAGAGLCREDVVRFVVREAPERIKELIEWGVEFSRKSGPQSPYDLGKEGGHSRRRVLHAADSTGREIERALLEKARSLGNVRIYENSLAIDLIRESKVRGRRPLSREERDRCLGAYVFDIENDRVDTFRARFTVLASGGAGKVYLITTNPDIATGDGIAMAWRAGALIANMEFIQFHPTCLYHPEAKSFLISEAVRGEGAVLKLKNGATFMEKYHPLKSLAPRDVVARAIDIELKKSGDDFVLLDITHRDRGYLMERFPTIFSRCLQYGIDMSRDPIPVVPAAHYLCGGVVVNEYGETSIDRLFAAGEVACTGLHGANRLASNSLLECVVFAHRVFEKIRALLPGAPEETLPIPDWQSGSATESDESIVIEHNWDEIRRCMWNYVGIVRSNKRLERAKKRMDLIAQEIHDYYWSFKITRDLLELRNLSVVANLIITCAMMRKESRGLHYNLDYPDRDDRYWQRDTIVRR; from the coding sequence ATGGAAATCAAGACGGACTTTCTGGTTATCGGAAGCGGCCTGGCGGGCCTGAGCTTCGCGATCAAGGCCGCCGGGCTGGGCACCGTCGCGGTCATCACGAAGAAGAACGCCACGGAGTCGACGACGAACTACGCCCAGGGCGGGATCGCGGCCGTCATGGACACCGACGACAGCTTCGACCTCCACATCGACGACACGCTGCGGGCCGGAGCGGGGCTCTGCAGGGAGGACGTGGTCCGGTTCGTCGTCCGCGAGGCCCCCGAGCGCATTAAGGAACTCATCGAGTGGGGCGTGGAGTTCTCGAGGAAATCGGGGCCTCAGTCCCCTTACGACCTCGGGAAGGAGGGAGGGCATTCCCGCCGCAGGGTTCTCCACGCGGCCGACTCCACGGGCCGCGAGATCGAGCGGGCCCTCCTCGAAAAGGCGCGGTCCCTCGGAAACGTGCGGATCTACGAGAACTCGCTGGCCATCGACCTCATCCGCGAGTCAAAGGTCAGGGGCCGCAGGCCCCTTTCCCGGGAGGAGCGGGACCGCTGCCTCGGCGCCTACGTCTTCGACATCGAAAACGACCGCGTCGACACATTCCGGGCGCGCTTCACCGTCCTCGCCTCGGGCGGGGCCGGCAAGGTCTACCTCATCACGACAAACCCCGACATCGCCACGGGTGACGGCATCGCCATGGCGTGGCGCGCGGGGGCGCTCATCGCCAACATGGAGTTCATCCAGTTCCACCCGACGTGCCTCTACCACCCCGAGGCAAAATCCTTCCTCATCAGCGAGGCCGTCCGCGGCGAGGGGGCCGTGCTGAAACTCAAGAACGGCGCGACCTTCATGGAGAAGTACCACCCGCTCAAGAGCCTTGCGCCGAGGGACGTCGTCGCAAGGGCGATCGACATCGAGCTGAAGAAGTCCGGCGACGACTTCGTGCTTCTCGACATCACGCACCGTGACCGGGGCTACCTGATGGAGCGCTTTCCCACCATCTTCAGCCGCTGCCTCCAGTACGGCATCGACATGTCCCGGGACCCGATCCCCGTCGTCCCCGCCGCCCACTACCTCTGCGGCGGCGTCGTGGTGAACGAATACGGGGAGACGAGCATCGACCGTCTCTTCGCGGCGGGCGAGGTGGCCTGCACGGGCCTCCACGGGGCGAACCGCCTGGCCAGCAACTCCCTGCTGGAATGCGTCGTGTTCGCCCACAGGGTGTTCGAGAAGATCAGGGCCCTGCTTCCCGGCGCGCCGGAGGAGACGCTGCCGATCCCCGACTGGCAGTCCGGCAGCGCGACGGAGAGCGACGAGTCCATCGTGATCGAGCACAACTGGGACGAGATCCGCCGGTGCATGTGGAATTACGTGGGGATCGTGCGTTCCAACAAGCGGCTCGAGAGGGCCAAGAAGAGGATGGACCTCATCGCCCAGGAGATCCATGATTACTACTGGAGCTTCAAGATCACCCGGGACCTGCTCGAACTGCGCAACCTTTCCGTCGTGGCGAATCTCATCATCACCTGTGCCATGATGCGCAAGGAGAGCCGGGGCCTGCACTACAACCTGGATTATCCCGACCGGGACGACCGGTACTGGCAGCGCGACACGATCGTGAGAAGATGA
- a CDS encoding adenylosuccinate lyase: MIPRYSRKEMEAIWSPENRFRTWLDIELLVCEALAAKGEIPRKALRTIRAKAGFDVARIDEIERTVKHDVIAFLTSVAEHVGPDSRYIHMGLTSSDILDTSLAVLLKEASGILLAGIDRLLAILKKKALRYKKTLMIGRTHGIHAEPVTFGLKMALWYQEMERNRERLVRARDAVACGKISGAVGTFAFVDPGVEEHVCRKLGLRPEPVATQIVQRDRHAEFFATLALIASSLEKFSTEIRHLQRTEVREAEEYFSPGQKGSSAMPHKRNPVLSENLSGLARLMRGYALAALENIALWHERDISHSSVERVIAPDATILLDFMLHRFSGLVENLVVYPERMMENIRLTRGVIFSQQVLLKLIEKKMTREQAYAVVQDNAMRAWQEGLEFKDLLLADERVRSVIDRKEIEAVFRLENFLEHVDYIFERAFGRKRGRS; this comes from the coding sequence ATGATCCCGAGATACTCGCGCAAGGAAATGGAGGCCATCTGGAGCCCCGAAAACCGGTTCCGGACATGGCTCGACATCGAACTGCTCGTCTGCGAAGCCCTGGCCGCAAAGGGGGAGATCCCCCGCAAGGCGCTTCGGACCATCCGGGCGAAGGCCGGATTCGACGTGGCACGGATCGACGAGATCGAGCGGACCGTCAAGCACGACGTGATCGCCTTCCTGACCAGTGTCGCCGAGCATGTGGGACCCGATTCCCGGTATATCCACATGGGTCTCACGTCCTCGGACATCCTCGACACGTCGCTGGCCGTCCTGCTGAAGGAGGCCTCGGGCATTCTCCTGGCGGGCATCGACCGCCTGCTGGCCATCCTGAAAAAGAAGGCCCTGCGCTACAAGAAGACGCTCATGATCGGCCGGACCCACGGGATCCACGCGGAGCCGGTGACCTTCGGCCTGAAGATGGCCCTGTGGTACCAGGAGATGGAGAGAAACCGCGAGCGCCTGGTCCGGGCCCGGGATGCCGTGGCCTGCGGAAAGATCTCGGGGGCCGTGGGGACCTTCGCCTTCGTCGATCCCGGCGTCGAGGAGCACGTGTGCCGCAAACTCGGCCTGAGGCCCGAACCCGTGGCGACCCAGATCGTCCAGCGCGACCGCCATGCCGAGTTCTTCGCAACGCTCGCCCTCATCGCCTCGTCGCTCGAGAAGTTTTCCACAGAGATCCGCCACCTCCAGCGCACGGAGGTGCGCGAGGCGGAGGAGTACTTCTCACCGGGGCAGAAGGGTTCCTCCGCCATGCCCCACAAGCGCAACCCCGTCCTGTCGGAGAACCTGTCGGGCCTCGCGCGGCTGATGCGGGGCTATGCCCTGGCGGCCTTGGAGAACATCGCCCTATGGCACGAGCGCGACATCAGCCACTCGTCGGTGGAGCGGGTCATCGCGCCCGATGCGACGATCCTGCTGGACTTCATGCTGCACCGGTTCTCGGGGCTCGTGGAGAACCTCGTCGTCTACCCCGAGCGAATGATGGAGAACATCCGCCTGACCCGGGGGGTCATCTTCTCGCAGCAGGTTCTGCTGAAGCTCATCGAGAAGAAGATGACCCGGGAGCAGGCCTACGCCGTCGTCCAGGACAACGCCATGCGGGCCTGGCAGGAGGGGCTCGAGTTCAAGGATTTGCTGCTGGCCGACGAACGGGTCCGTTCCGTCATCGACAGGAAGGAGATCGAGGCGGTCTTCCGGCTTGAAAACTTCCTGGAGCACGTGGATTACATCTTCGAGCGGGCCTTCGGGAGAAAACGGGGAAGAAGCTGA
- a CDS encoding HAD family phosphatase: MEPDFDCQAIDTVLFDFGGVLADEGFRNGLAAIGRLSGADEDAVVRKGHELVVTTGYVTGRGTEQSWWEALRAETGIRGTAEALRGEILGRFALRPRMLDMARRLRDRGITTGILSDQTNWLDELDRRHGLYGLFDFVFNSYHMGKSKHDPTHFDDVLRLLNRQGRQVLFIDDTAAHIERARQRGWAATRFQDEGDVLRTLTALCKGAQSWA, encoded by the coding sequence GTGGAACCGGATTTTGATTGCCAAGCGATCGACACCGTGCTTTTCGATTTCGGTGGCGTCCTGGCCGACGAGGGCTTTCGGAACGGGCTGGCCGCAATCGGCCGGCTGAGCGGCGCAGACGAGGATGCGGTCGTCCGCAAGGGGCACGAACTGGTCGTGACGACCGGCTACGTCACGGGAAGGGGGACCGAGCAGAGCTGGTGGGAGGCCCTGCGCGCGGAAACGGGCATCCGCGGCACCGCGGAAGCATTGCGCGGCGAGATTCTCGGCCGGTTCGCACTCAGGCCCCGGATGCTCGACATGGCACGGCGACTGCGGGACCGGGGCATCACCACGGGCATCCTGAGCGACCAGACGAACTGGCTGGATGAGTTGGACCGTCGGCACGGCCTCTACGGGCTCTTCGACTTCGTCTTCAACAGCTACCACATGGGAAAGAGCAAGCACGACCCGACGCACTTCGACGACGTCCTCAGACTGCTCAACCGGCAGGGTCGGCAGGTGCTGTTCATCGACGACACCGCGGCCCACATCGAAAGGGCACGGCAGCGGGGGTGGGCGGCCACCCGGTTTCAGGACGAAGGGGACGTGCTCCGGACGCTGACCGCTCTGTGCAAGGGGGCACAGTCATGGGCGTGA
- a CDS encoding SagB/ThcOx family dehydrogenase yields the protein MQDRLPSPRRTRWPGLAAAFAALAVFAFPAPVPGAERVGSAGKGERQLIALPQPQRKGAVSVEETMAKRVSVRDFRQRALTREEIAQILWSAGGQTRSWGGRTAPSAGALYPLEIDIVTPDGVFRYHPERHQLEPRVPGNLIEQLAAAAHGQNCVARAPSIVVISAVYERTKCRYGSRAERYVHMEAGHAAQNIHLQAVALGLGSVAVGAFRDDEVHRILALGKDEWPLYLIPVGEPAIRP from the coding sequence ATGCAAGACCGCCTGCCGTCCCCACGTCGCACCCGGTGGCCGGGCCTGGCCGCCGCCTTCGCCGCGCTCGCGGTGTTCGCGTTTCCCGCGCCGGTCCCGGGGGCTGAGCGGGTCGGGAGCGCGGGAAAGGGAGAGCGCCAATTGATTGCACTGCCGCAACCGCAGAGGAAGGGAGCCGTTTCCGTTGAAGAGACGATGGCCAAGCGCGTGTCGGTCCGCGATTTCAGGCAGCGGGCGCTGACCAGGGAGGAAATTGCCCAGATCCTCTGGTCCGCCGGCGGGCAGACCCGGTCCTGGGGGGGCAGGACGGCCCCTTCGGCAGGCGCGCTCTACCCGTTGGAGATCGACATCGTGACACCGGACGGCGTGTTCCGTTATCACCCGGAACGGCATCAGCTCGAGCCGAGGGTCCCGGGCAATCTGATCGAGCAACTGGCCGCCGCCGCCCACGGGCAGAACTGCGTGGCCCGGGCCCCGTCCATCGTCGTGATCTCGGCCGTCTACGAGCGCACGAAATGTCGCTACGGGAGCCGGGCCGAGCGCTACGTGCACATGGAGGCAGGGCATGCGGCCCAGAACATCCACCTGCAGGCGGTGGCCCTGGGTCTCGGCTCCGTGGCCGTGGGCGCCTTCCGCGACGACGAGGTGCATCGCATCCTCGCCCTTGGAAAGGACGAGTGGCCCCTTTACCTGATTCCCGTCGGGGAGCCGGCGATTCGGCCATGA
- a CDS encoding alpha/beta fold hydrolase, whose protein sequence is MTNPISTRAIPQRTFSPVFPLRNPHLQTILASLRVRARGDNPLRTHSEETLVDAGGGVRLLGFQTLQPRGRSRGLVILLHGWEGSSDSTYMLTTGRRFFLSGYDVFRLNLRDHGPSHHLNEGVFHSARIEEVLAAVLNVVANASDRPCHLIGFSLGGNFGLRIALRLAPGQAGNLRSIIAVSPVLDPLKATHAIDGGLFIYRDYFVRKWKRSLGIKQRLFPGLYDFGDVMGLKSCMAITERVIPRYTPFRDVLEYFRTYTLTGADFSRLPLDVTILASEDDPVIPVEDFRTLRGNDRLRVLVERYGGHCGFLQDLRLRVWFEDVLEDAVRRASGED, encoded by the coding sequence ATGACGAACCCGATATCCACTCGCGCAATTCCGCAGAGGACCTTCTCGCCTGTCTTCCCGCTCCGCAACCCCCACCTGCAGACGATTCTGGCCAGTCTCCGGGTCCGCGCCCGGGGGGACAACCCGCTGCGCACGCACTCCGAGGAAACGCTCGTCGACGCGGGCGGCGGCGTGCGGCTGCTGGGGTTTCAAACGCTCCAGCCCCGGGGCCGAAGCCGCGGCCTCGTCATCCTGCTGCACGGCTGGGAGGGAAGCTCCGATTCGACGTACATGCTCACGACGGGACGGCGCTTTTTTCTCAGCGGCTATGACGTCTTCCGCCTCAACCTGAGGGATCACGGCCCGAGCCACCACCTCAACGAGGGGGTCTTCCACAGCGCCCGGATCGAGGAGGTCCTCGCAGCCGTCCTCAACGTCGTCGCGAACGCCAGCGATCGGCCCTGCCACCTCATCGGGTTTTCGCTGGGCGGCAATTTCGGCCTTCGGATCGCCCTGCGGCTTGCCCCCGGCCAAGCCGGCAATCTCAGGAGCATCATCGCCGTGAGCCCCGTCCTGGACCCGTTGAAAGCCACCCATGCCATCGACGGCGGTCTCTTCATCTACCGCGACTATTTCGTGCGCAAGTGGAAGCGCTCGCTCGGTATCAAGCAGCGGCTGTTCCCGGGTCTGTACGATTTCGGCGACGTGATGGGCCTCAAGAGCTGCATGGCGATCACCGAGCGCGTCATCCCGCGCTACACCCCCTTCCGGGACGTCCTCGAGTATTTCCGGACCTACACCCTCACCGGAGCGGATTTCTCGCGCCTGCCCCTCGACGTCACGATCCTTGCTTCCGAGGACGATCCCGTCATCCCCGTCGAGGATTTCCGCACCCTTCGGGGAAACGATCGTCTCCGGGTGCTCGTCGAGCGATACGGGGGTCACTGCGGGTTCCTCCAGGATTTGCGTCTCCGGGTGTGGTTCGAGGATGTCCTCGAGGACGCCGTGCGGCGCGCGTCGGGAGAAGACTGA
- a CDS encoding CoA pyrophosphatase, whose product MPIPDLTDPDRVIELIIDRLGRVPLDYEERVDFIRSRNGSPDPWLAAGVILLLHHRMGAGESRGFVLQLIKRSSLVPQPGDLSCPGGMLDPKTDRVLRCLVASGLTPILQGRPRSLAKARGGKALDHISLFLTNALREAWEEVRINPLNVRFLGPLPSQELYVFSRVIFPVVGLVKRDWSFRPNREVERVIEVPLAALFDRERYGTLTVEIESALPFRHEVEPVRNFPCFLYTPPGGHEEILWGATLSIVLKFLAIVFGFTLPEVNPNRVIRKFLRPEYATGNHGPTSP is encoded by the coding sequence ATGCCGATCCCCGATCTGACGGACCCCGATAGGGTCATCGAGCTCATCATCGATCGCCTGGGCCGTGTCCCCCTCGACTACGAGGAGCGGGTCGACTTCATCCGAAGCCGCAACGGGTCCCCCGACCCCTGGCTTGCCGCCGGCGTGATCCTCCTGCTTCACCACCGCATGGGGGCCGGGGAGAGCCGCGGGTTCGTGCTGCAGCTCATCAAGCGCTCCTCCCTCGTTCCGCAGCCCGGCGACCTGAGCTGCCCGGGCGGCATGCTGGACCCGAAGACGGACCGCGTGCTGCGGTGCCTGGTCGCGTCGGGGCTCACGCCGATCCTGCAGGGCAGGCCCCGGTCACTGGCGAAGGCGCGCGGGGGCAAAGCCCTGGATCACATCAGCCTCTTTCTGACCAACGCCCTGCGGGAGGCCTGGGAGGAGGTCCGGATCAACCCGCTCAACGTCCGTTTCCTCGGGCCGCTGCCCTCGCAGGAGCTCTACGTCTTCTCCCGCGTCATCTTCCCCGTCGTGGGGCTCGTGAAGAGAGACTGGTCTTTCCGGCCCAACCGGGAGGTGGAGCGGGTCATCGAGGTGCCGCTTGCGGCCCTGTTCGACAGGGAGCGGTACGGCACGCTGACCGTCGAGATCGAGTCCGCCCTGCCCTTCCGTCACGAGGTGGAGCCCGTGCGGAACTTCCCCTGTTTTCTCTACACGCCGCCGGGCGGGCACGAGGAAATTCTCTGGGGCGCCACCCTGTCCATCGTCCTGAAGTTCCTCGCGATCGTCTTCGGGTTCACCCTGCCCGAGGTCAACCCGAACCGCGTGATCCGCAAGTTCCTCCGGCCGGAGTATGCGACGGGCAACCACGGGCCGACCTCGCCGTGA
- a CDS encoding HAD family hydrolase — protein sequence MHRRALTLKAVVFDFDGTLALLNIDFREMRRDILGLAASYGIAEDGMERLFVLEMIAETRRRIGRLHPGQEGVFSERALKLVTDRELAGAARSTLFPGVREMLVELKRRGIKRGVLTRNCVEAVRAVFPDIGDYSEAVVTRDDTERVKPHPDHIRTVLRILNEGPATSAMVGDHPMDIRVGKEVGALSVGVLTGYSDAFDLQEAGADLILERASDITACLD from the coding sequence ATGCATCGCCGCGCGCTGACCCTCAAAGCCGTCGTCTTCGACTTCGACGGTACGCTTGCTCTCCTGAACATCGACTTCCGGGAGATGCGAAGGGACATTCTCGGCCTGGCCGCCTCCTACGGGATCGCGGAAGACGGCATGGAGAGGCTCTTCGTGCTCGAGATGATCGCGGAGACGCGCCGTCGGATCGGGCGTCTGCATCCCGGTCAGGAGGGCGTCTTCTCCGAGCGCGCGCTGAAGCTGGTGACCGACCGGGAACTGGCGGGGGCTGCGCGCAGTACGCTGTTCCCGGGCGTCAGGGAGATGCTGGTGGAATTGAAGCGCCGCGGGATCAAGAGGGGCGTCCTGACGCGTAATTGCGTCGAGGCGGTCAGGGCCGTTTTCCCCGACATCGGGGACTACAGTGAGGCCGTGGTGACACGGGACGACACGGAGCGGGTCAAGCCCCACCCCGATCACATCCGCACGGTGTTGAGAATCCTGAACGAGGGGCCCGCGACGTCCGCCATGGTCGGGGATCACCCCATGGACATCCGGGTGGGGAAGGAAGTGGGTGCGCTGTCCGTCGGGGTCCTGACGGGCTACTCCGACGCCTTCGATCTGCAGGAGGCCGGCGCCGATCTGATCCTCGAGCGGGCCTCGGACATCACGGCCTGCCTGGATTGA
- a CDS encoding 6-carboxytetrahydropterin synthase, protein MFSVTVTKSFSAAHALKIGGKCEDLHGHNFRVDVTVEGRELSPEGLLVDFRDLKRWTAEALDELDHKFLNDLPAFSGDCATSERVARYLFERIAARMQGHAARLAEVTVWESDSARVRYTGEGR, encoded by the coding sequence ATGTTCAGCGTCACCGTCACGAAGAGCTTTTCTGCCGCACACGCCCTGAAGATCGGGGGCAAGTGCGAGGACCTTCACGGCCACAACTTCAGGGTCGATGTCACCGTGGAAGGCCGTGAACTGAGCCCCGAGGGGCTCCTCGTGGACTTTCGGGACCTCAAGAGATGGACTGCGGAGGCGCTCGACGAACTCGATCACAAGTTCCTCAACGATCTGCCCGCCTTCTCGGGGGATTGCGCGACATCGGAGCGCGTGGCGCGGTATCTCTTCGAGCGCATCGCGGCCCGCATGCAGGGGCACGCCGCACGCCTTGCCGAGGTGACGGTCTGGGAGTCGGACAGCGCCCGCGTGCGCTACACGGGGGAGGGGCGATGA
- a CDS encoding GTP cyclohydrolase I FolE2, giving the protein MIDVQSRRDRRKIDIRKVGVKGIQYPIIVQDRANGIQHVNATVSMYVDLPHQFKGTHMSRFIEILNEYRGQINIRSFEKILLKMREKLNAKSAHMEIEFPYFIEKRAPVSGARSLMDYRCSFTGTNDGEKTDFLVGVSVPVTTVCPCSKEMSSLGAHNQRSIVTVRVRFRKFFWIEDVISLVEGSASGEVYSLLKRVDEKHVTEAAHANPMFVEDVVRSVAVKLNRDPNFTWYSVEAENIESIHNHSAYACVEKGPA; this is encoded by the coding sequence ATGATCGACGTGCAGAGCCGCCGCGACCGCCGGAAGATCGACATCCGCAAGGTCGGCGTCAAGGGGATCCAGTACCCCATCATCGTGCAGGACCGGGCCAACGGCATCCAGCACGTCAATGCGACCGTCAGCATGTACGTCGACCTGCCCCACCAGTTCAAGGGCACGCACATGAGCCGGTTCATCGAGATCCTCAACGAGTACCGGGGTCAGATCAACATCCGCAGCTTCGAAAAGATCCTCCTCAAGATGCGCGAAAAGCTCAACGCCAAGTCGGCGCACATGGAGATCGAGTTCCCCTACTTCATCGAGAAGCGCGCCCCGGTCTCCGGGGCGCGGAGCCTGATGGACTACCGCTGCTCGTTCACGGGGACAAACGACGGGGAAAAGACGGATTTCCTCGTGGGCGTCTCGGTCCCCGTGACGACCGTCTGTCCCTGCTCCAAGGAGATGAGCAGCCTCGGGGCCCACAACCAGCGCAGCATCGTGACGGTCCGGGTCCGCTTCAGGAAGTTCTTCTGGATCGAGGACGTGATCAGCCTCGTGGAGGGATCGGCCAGCGGGGAGGTCTACTCCCTGCTCAAGCGCGTCGACGAGAAGCACGTGACGGAGGCGGCCCACGCCAACCCCATGTTCGTCGAGGACGTGGTCCGTTCCGTGGCCGTGAAGCTCAACCGCGACCCGAACTTCACCTGGTACAGCGTGGAGGCCGAGAACATCGAGAGCATCCACAACCACAGCGCCTACGCCTGCGTCGAGAAGGGGCCGGCCTAG